The Thermodesulfobacteriota bacterium nucleotide sequence AATTCGAAAGGATTGATGGACTGAAGCTGACCAATTGGGTAGAGAACCTGCCGAGATAAGGCGTCCAGAACGGCTTTGGCGAGGCATGGCTGGGCGGCCTGACGCCCCTGGTCGGGGGCTGTCAGGCGCTCTGTGCACGAACCACTTGTCCACCTCCCACTTGCCCATCCTATTGTGCCGGCTACCGTAGTGCACGGCTCCTCGCCAACCTGTTGCAGGCCCAGCCGCGACTTCGGGGCGCACACCTACGAACGGGTTGACCGGCCGCGCGGCGATTATTTCCATACGGACTGGAGCGGCCACGGCGGCCAAGTCCCGGTTGCCGCCCAAAAGGCCCTGGCGATCTAGAAAACGAGACTCGATCCCCCGGTTCATTGAGAAACAGTATGCGCCGGCAATGGCGCTCCACCACAACGGCTGGCAACTGCAGAGGAAAACCCCCATGACGAACTATGACTATGACATCGGCATCATCGGCGGCGGCGCGGCAGGGCTTACGGTCGCCTCCGGGGCGGCGCAACTCGGTGCCAAGACCCTGCTGGTGGAGAAGGAGGCGACGCTGGGCGGCGATTGCCTCCATTTCGGCTGCGTGCCCAGCAAGACCCTGATCAAGACCGCCCATGTCTATCATCTGATGAAGCACGGGCAGTACTTCGGTCTTCCGGCCTTCTCCCCGCCGCCGGTGGATTTCCGGCAGATCGCCGACCGGATCCGTTCCGTGATCGGGGTAATCCAGAAGCACGATTCGGTGGAGCGGTTCTGCAAACTCGGGGCAAGAGTCGAGTTCGGGGATCCGGAGTTCACCGACGAGCACACCATCACCCTCGGCAATCGTTCCCTCTCCGCCCGGGCCTGGGTGATCGCCACCGGCTCCGGGCCGGAGGTTCCGTCCATCCCCGGCCTTGCGGACACACCCTATTTGACCAACCGCGATATCTTCTCCCTCGACAGGCTGCCGGAGTCTATGATCATCCTCGGCGCTGGCCCCATCGCCATTGAAATGGCCCAGGCCTTCTGCCGACTGGGGACGCGAGTGACCGTGGTGCAACGTAGCGGCCAGATCCTGAGCAAGGAAGACCGGGACATGGCGGATATCGTCAGGCAGCGCCTGGCGGAGGAAGGCGTCCGTTTTCAGATGAACTCCGCCGTCGTCAAGGTGGCGGACCTGGGCCACGAACGGGGGGTGGTGATCAAGGACGAGGCAGGCGCAACCATCAGCCTTGCGGCCAAGGCCATCCTGGTGGCCTTGGGGCGTGCCCCCAACATTGACGGACTCGGGCTCGACCGCATCGGGGTGGCTTTCGACCGCCGCAAAGGGATTGCGGTGGACGCCCATCTCCGCGCCAGCCACAAGCATATCTACGCTGCGGGCGACGTCATCGGAGGCTACCAGTTCACCCATGTGGCCGGCTATGAGGGCGGCGTGGTGTTGAGTAACGCCGTGTTTCATCTTCCCCGGAAAACCGATTACACCCATGTGCCGTGGTGCACCTATACCCATCCCGAACTGGCCAGCATCGGCATGAACGAGAAAAGCGCTGCGCAGGCCGGCATCGAATACTCGGTGTGGAGCGAGGAGTTTGCCGCCAATGACCGCTCGCTGGCCGAAGGGGAGAGCACCGGCCGCATCAAGCTGCTCCTGGACAGAAAGGAGCGGCCCATTGGCGTGCAGTTACTGGGGCCGCAGGCCGGCGATCTCATCGCTGAGTGGGTCGCCATCATGAACGGCGGCGTGGGGCTCTCCAAAATCGCCTCGGCCATTCACCCCTATCCCACCCTGGCTGAGATCAACAAGAAGGTGATCGGCGGGGTCTTTGCCCCCAAGATATTCTCGGACACGGTGCGGAAGGGCCTTAAATTTTTCTTCAGCTTCAAGGGCCGCGCCTGCGTCTGCGAGGATGTGGCGGCCTGCAACGAAGACAAGATAACTTAAGGAGCCCATCATGCCTCGCGACCTCCCCTTAGGTAATGGCCGTCTGCTCGTCTGCTTTGACCAGGGTTACGCCATCCGCGATCTCTTCTATCCCCATGTCGGCCAGGAAAACCACCTCTCCGGCGACTTCTGCCGCTTCGGGGTCTGGGTCGACGGGGTCTTCCATTGGGTCGGCCCTGGTTGGCGCCGGGAGCTCCTCTATGAACCGGGGACCATGGTGACCCGGGTCAACCTCTTCCATGAAGGGTTGGGCGTGCTGCTCACCTGCCGCGACGCAGTCGATTTCCACGAAAACATCTACCTGCGGGAGGTGCGGGTAGAAAATCTGCGCCCCTCGGCCAGGGAGATACGCCTCTTTTTTGCCCAGAGTTTCAATATCTCCGGCAACAGCGTCGGCGATACCGCAGCCTTTGACCCGGAGACCGGGGGGCTTGTTCACTACAAGGGCAGCCGGTATTTCCTCGCCGGAGGGATGGGGGACGGCGGCCACGGCTTCAGTCAGTTTGCGGTGGGGCAAAAAAACGGCAACGGCAAGGAGGGCACCTACCGGGACGCCGAAGACGGCACGCTTTCCGGAAATCCCATTGCCCAGGGGTCAGTGGATTCCGTGGCTGCCCTGCACCTTTCGGTGGCGGCCGAGGGCCGGGCCACCGCCTATTTCTGGCTTGCGGCCGGAGATTCCTGGGCTGCGGTGCGGCGGCTGGACCAGGTGGTCAAGCACAAGACGCCGCAGATCCTCATCCAGCGCACCGCCGACTATTGGCGGCTCTGGGCCAATAAAGAGATGCCGCACCTGGAGCTGTTGCCGGACAAGGTGGCGGATCTCTACCACCGCAGCCTCCTGGTTTTACGCACTCAGATCGACTGGCAAGGCGGGATTGTCGCGGCCAACGATTCGGATGTGATCGAGTTCAACCGCGATACCTATTCCTATGTCTGGCCACGGGATGGGGCCTTGGTGGCCAACGCCCTCGACCTGGCCGGCTACCCCATGCCGGCGCAGCGTTTTTATGAATTCTGCGGCGCGGCCATCGAACGGGAAGGGTATTTTCTCCACAAGTACAATCCGGACGGGACCCTGGCCTCTTCCTGGCATCCGTGGCTCAACAACGGCCATCCCCAATTGCCGGTCCAGGAGGATGAAACAGCCCTGGTGGTGTGGGCGCTCTGGAATCACTTTGTCTTCTACCGCGACATCGAGTTCATCAAGCCTTTCTATAAACCGCTGATCAAAAACGCGGCCGACTTCATGTGCCGTTACCGGGACGAGGAAACCGGACTGCCCGCCCCCTCCTACGATCTTTGGGAAGAGCGCCATGGCATCTTGAGTTTCACGGTTGGGGCCGTGTTTGGCGGCTTGACCGCCGCCTCCCTTTTTTGCAGCATGTTCGGCGAAGAAGAGCGGGCGGAACGCTATCGCCAGGCTGCCGCCGAGATCCGCGATGCGGCCAGCACCCACCTGTGGAGGGAAGATTCGGGCCGCTTCTGCCGGATGGTGTTCCGTGACCAGCAGGGTGTCTTGCAGGTTGACGAGACGTGTGACAGCAGCCTGTGGGGGTTGTTCGCCTTCGGTCTCTACGACCCGGCCGATCCGCGTATCGAGGCCACCATCAAGGCGCTCCGTCAAACCTTATGGCTCAACACCGCGGTCGGCGGCATGGCCCGTTATCAGGGAGACCCCTATCACCTAAAAAACAGCGCCTATCCTGGGAACCCTTGGTTCATCTGTACCCTCTGGCTGGCGGACTACCTGACCTGCCGGGCCAATAGCGAAGAGGAGCTTGCGAAGCCAATCGCCATCCTGGAATGGGTGGCCGATCATGCCCTTCCCTCAGGAGTGCTCGCGGAGCAGGCGCACCCGGAGACCGGCGAGCCGCTCTCGGTCTCGCCCCTCACCTGGAGTCACGCTACTTTTGTCGCCAGCACCCAGCGTGTTTTGCGGCGGCTGACCGCCATGCGCTCCTGCCCGACCTGCGGCCGCCATTCGTCTTCGGTGCGCCTGCACGATGAGGACTGGCTAGCTCCTCTGTACGCCAAGACCTGCGATGCCATCCACGGCATCTGCAAGGCGCGATAAGCACTTGACACTTTCGACAAAGGGGCGCCTCCTGGGGCTTGATCGGGTCTGCGAGGTCAAGACCCCGCGCCGCAAGCTCACCAAGCTGGCCGCCCAGGGGAAGGCCGACGAGCTTGCGGCCCGGCTCGCCCGGCTGCAGCTGGCCGGGCGGGAAGAGGCGCTGGGCTTTCTGTACGTCGATGGGCACGTGCGGGTCTATCACGGCAAGCACAAGCTGGCCAAGGGCTACGTCACCCAGCGGCGGCTGGCCATGCCGGCCACCACCGATTACTGGGTGAACGACCAGGAGGGGTCGCCGATCCTGGTCGTCACGGCGCCGGCCAACGAGGGCCTGAGCCAGATGCTCCTGCCTGTGCTTGACGAGGTGCGGCAACTCCTGGGCAGCCAACGACGGGTGACGGTGGTCTTCGATCGCGGCGGCTGGTCCTTGAAGCTGTTCCGGACGATGGTCGACAAGGGCTTCGATTTCGTCACCTACCGCAAGGGCACGGTGGAGCCGATTCCGGAGGCCCACTTCTCGCCGCAGCGCGCCTGGCTTGACGGGGGCTGGCGGGAGTATCGGCTGCACGAGCGGAGCGTCTTCCACCCCACGGCGAGGTTCTGGCTCCGGCAGGTCAGTCACTTCAACCATGCCGCCCACCAGACGCACATCGTGACCAGTCGCCAGGATCTGCCGGCGACACCGACCTCCGCCTCGTCTATGCCGTAACGGACACCCCCGTCCAGGTTGCATCCACCTGAGG carries:
- a CDS encoding glycoside hydrolase family 15 protein; its protein translation is MPRDLPLGNGRLLVCFDQGYAIRDLFYPHVGQENHLSGDFCRFGVWVDGVFHWVGPGWRRELLYEPGTMVTRVNLFHEGLGVLLTCRDAVDFHENIYLREVRVENLRPSAREIRLFFAQSFNISGNSVGDTAAFDPETGGLVHYKGSRYFLAGGMGDGGHGFSQFAVGQKNGNGKEGTYRDAEDGTLSGNPIAQGSVDSVAALHLSVAAEGRATAYFWLAAGDSWAAVRRLDQVVKHKTPQILIQRTADYWRLWANKEMPHLELLPDKVADLYHRSLLVLRTQIDWQGGIVAANDSDVIEFNRDTYSYVWPRDGALVANALDLAGYPMPAQRFYEFCGAAIEREGYFLHKYNPDGTLASSWHPWLNNGHPQLPVQEDETALVVWALWNHFVFYRDIEFIKPFYKPLIKNAADFMCRYRDEETGLPAPSYDLWEERHGILSFTVGAVFGGLTAASLFCSMFGEEERAERYRQAAAEIRDAASTHLWREDSGRFCRMVFRDQQGVLQVDETCDSSLWGLFAFGLYDPADPRIEATIKALRQTLWLNTAVGGMARYQGDPYHLKNSAYPGNPWFICTLWLADYLTCRANSEEELAKPIAILEWVADHALPSGVLAEQAHPETGEPLSVSPLTWSHATFVASTQRVLRRLTAMRSCPTCGRHSSSVRLHDEDWLAPLYAKTCDAIHGICKAR
- a CDS encoding putative transposase; amino-acid sequence: MTLSTKGRLLGLDRVCEVKTPRRKLTKLAAQGKADELAARLARLQLAGREEALGFLYVDGHVRVYHGKHKLAKGYVTQRRLAMPATTDYWVNDQEGSPILVVTAPANEGLSQMLLPVLDEVRQLLGSQRRVTVVFDRGGWSLKLFRTMVDKGFDFVTYRKGTVEPIPEAHFSPQRAWLDGGWREYRLHERSVFHPTARFWLRQVSHFNHAAHQTHIVTSRQDLPATPTSASSMP
- a CDS encoding FAD-dependent oxidoreductase codes for the protein MTNYDYDIGIIGGGAAGLTVASGAAQLGAKTLLVEKEATLGGDCLHFGCVPSKTLIKTAHVYHLMKHGQYFGLPAFSPPPVDFRQIADRIRSVIGVIQKHDSVERFCKLGARVEFGDPEFTDEHTITLGNRSLSARAWVIATGSGPEVPSIPGLADTPYLTNRDIFSLDRLPESMIILGAGPIAIEMAQAFCRLGTRVTVVQRSGQILSKEDRDMADIVRQRLAEEGVRFQMNSAVVKVADLGHERGVVIKDEAGATISLAAKAILVALGRAPNIDGLGLDRIGVAFDRRKGIAVDAHLRASHKHIYAAGDVIGGYQFTHVAGYEGGVVLSNAVFHLPRKTDYTHVPWCTYTHPELASIGMNEKSAAQAGIEYSVWSEEFAANDRSLAEGESTGRIKLLLDRKERPIGVQLLGPQAGDLIAEWVAIMNGGVGLSKIASAIHPYPTLAEINKKVIGGVFAPKIFSDTVRKGLKFFFSFKGRACVCEDVAACNEDKIT